One window of Mesorhizobium sp. PAMC28654 genomic DNA carries:
- a CDS encoding DUF1134 domain-containing protein has translation MFSRYNGRTFFRAISITIALMGVLVFSTSALRAQEYTAQEIVDSGHKFFGATSGGLATVVEKIFASYGLPNGYLLGEEGSGALIGGLTYGEGTLYTKNAGDHKVFWQGPSLGWDFGGEGSRVMMLVYNLDDVGNLYNRYGGVAGSAYVVAGVGFNVLKNNNVLLVPIRTGVGARLGVNLGYLKLTERATWNPF, from the coding sequence ATGTTTTCCCGATATAACGGCCGGACTTTTTTCCGCGCCATCTCAATAACGATTGCGCTCATGGGTGTTCTCGTCTTTTCGACCTCGGCCCTGCGGGCCCAGGAATACACTGCTCAGGAGATCGTTGATTCCGGTCACAAATTCTTCGGCGCGACATCAGGCGGTCTGGCGACCGTCGTCGAGAAGATTTTCGCTTCCTACGGCTTGCCCAACGGCTATCTGCTGGGTGAGGAGGGGTCGGGTGCGCTGATCGGCGGCCTGACCTATGGCGAAGGCACGCTCTACACCAAGAATGCCGGCGATCATAAAGTGTTCTGGCAAGGCCCGTCGCTCGGCTGGGATTTCGGTGGCGAAGGCTCCCGGGTCATGATGCTGGTCTACAATCTCGACGATGTCGGCAACCTCTACAACCGCTACGGCGGCGTGGCCGGCTCCGCCTATGTCGTGGCCGGCGTCGGCTTCAACGTGCTGAAGAACAACAATGTGTTGCTGGTGCCGATCCGCACCGGTGTCGGCGCCCGGCTTGGCGTCAATCTCGGCTATCTCAAGCTGACCGAGCGGGCGACCTGGAATCCGTTCTGA
- a CDS encoding response regulator: MKRCMFVDDSSVIRKVAKRILGGSDMVVIEAASGLDAVEMCAADMPDVIVVDGALPDMQAVDFIRRVRAMQAQVTPQILISLVEMDVGSIMRAKRAGAQGYLLKPFNRPQLLERFRTLKAAA; encoded by the coding sequence ATGAAACGCTGCATGTTCGTCGACGATTCAAGCGTCATCCGCAAGGTTGCAAAGCGCATCCTTGGCGGCTCCGACATGGTTGTCATCGAAGCGGCCAGCGGGCTTGACGCGGTGGAGATGTGCGCGGCAGACATGCCCGATGTCATTGTTGTCGATGGCGCCCTGCCCGACATGCAGGCCGTGGATTTCATCCGCCGCGTACGCGCCATGCAGGCCCAGGTGACACCCCAGATCTTGATTTCCCTGGTCGAGATGGACGTGGGTTCGATCATGCGGGCCAAGCGCGCCGGCGCTCAAGGCTACCTGCTGAAGCCGTTCAACCGACCACAACTGCTCGAGCGTTTCCGCACCTTGAAAGCCGCCGCCTGA
- the ctrA gene encoding response regulator transcription factor CtrA, whose translation MRVLLIEDDSATAQSIELMLKSESFNVYTTDLGEEGVDLGKLYDYDIILLDLNLPDMSGYEVLRTLRLSKVKTPILILSGMAGIEDKVRGLGFGADDYMTKPFHKDELVARIHAIVRRSKGHAQSVITTGDLVVNLDAKTVEVGGQRVHLTGKEYQMLELLSLRKGTTLTKEMFLNHLYGGMDEPELKIIDVFICKLRKKLDAASGGQNYIETVWGRGYVLREPEDIRVSA comes from the coding sequence ATGCGTGTTCTGCTGATTGAAGATGACAGTGCAACCGCACAGAGCATCGAGCTGATGCTCAAATCGGAAAGTTTCAACGTCTATACGACGGACCTCGGCGAAGAGGGGGTCGATCTAGGCAAGCTCTACGACTACGACATCATCCTTCTCGACCTCAATCTCCCGGACATGTCGGGTTATGAAGTCTTGAGAACGCTGCGCCTCTCCAAGGTGAAGACGCCGATCCTGATCCTGTCCGGCATGGCCGGCATCGAGGACAAGGTGCGCGGCCTTGGCTTCGGCGCCGACGACTACATGACCAAGCCGTTCCACAAGGACGAGCTGGTGGCGCGAATCCACGCCATTGTGCGCCGTTCCAAGGGCCACGCCCAATCGGTCATCACCACCGGCGACCTGGTCGTCAATCTCGATGCCAAGACCGTCGAGGTCGGCGGCCAGCGCGTGCATCTCACCGGCAAGGAATATCAGATGCTGGAGCTGCTCTCGCTGCGCAAGGGCACCACGCTCACCAAGGAAATGTTCCTCAACCACCTTTATGGCGGCATGGACGAGCCGGAACTGAAGATCATCGACGTCTTCATCTGCAAGCTGCGCAAGAAGCTGGACGCGGCTTCCGGCGGCCAGAATTACATCGAGACGGTCTGGGGCCGTGGCTATGTGCTGCGCGAACCGGAAGATATTCGCGTCAGCGCCTGA
- a CDS encoding flagellar export protein FliJ, producing MKSRENLVRLKQFQVNEKRRQLLQLDMMIAEFERMAVELELQITAEEKKAGITDINHFAYPTFAKAARLRRDNLRNSQSDLAQQRSAAESLLGEAEAELSKAEMLESRDTKIRDTEIGGRSAMIG from the coding sequence ATGAAGTCACGTGAAAACCTCGTTCGTCTGAAACAGTTTCAGGTGAACGAGAAGCGGCGGCAGCTGCTGCAGCTCGACATGATGATTGCCGAGTTCGAACGCATGGCCGTCGAGCTGGAGCTTCAGATCACCGCTGAAGAGAAGAAGGCTGGCATCACCGACATCAACCATTTCGCCTATCCGACCTTCGCCAAGGCGGCGCGCTTGCGCCGCGACAACCTCAGAAATTCGCAAAGTGATCTCGCCCAGCAACGAAGCGCTGCCGAATCACTACTCGGCGAAGCTGAAGCGGAGCTTTCCAAGGCGGAAATGCTGGAGTCGCGCGACACCAAGATCCGCGACACTGAAATTGGCGGCCGCAGCGCCATGATCGGCTGA
- a CDS encoding NADP-dependent oxidoreductase produces the protein MRAIIQNSVGGPDVLVIADRPDPRPKAGEVLVRVRAAGINPVDGAVRAGYFALLGEPPFILGWDVSGTVEALGPGVTDLKVGDAVFGMPRFPKQAAAYAELAAVPADEVAPKPAGIDHVHAGALPLAGLTAWQGLVRHGGLKSGQRVLIHAAAGGVGHLAVQIAKARGAYVIATASPEKLDFVRRLGADEVIDYTKGDFADSVGDVDLVLETVGGDHAEHSLKVIKAGGVLVSLLNVSDPAKAQAKERGIRVERMSVVPDRASLVELGKLIDEKKLVVHVAKTFPLDQAGAAHAFLGTRPIGKVVLTV, from the coding sequence ATGCGTGCCATCATCCAGAATTCCGTGGGCGGCCCCGACGTCCTTGTCATCGCTGATCGTCCCGACCCACGGCCCAAGGCGGGCGAAGTGCTTGTCCGCGTCAGGGCCGCCGGCATCAATCCAGTCGACGGCGCCGTGCGCGCAGGTTATTTCGCGCTGCTCGGCGAGCCGCCCTTCATTCTCGGCTGGGACGTTTCGGGAACCGTCGAGGCGTTGGGCCCGGGCGTGACGGATCTCAAGGTCGGTGACGCTGTGTTCGGCATGCCGCGCTTTCCCAAGCAGGCGGCGGCCTATGCCGAACTGGCCGCGGTGCCAGCGGATGAAGTCGCGCCCAAGCCCGCGGGCATCGATCATGTCCATGCCGGCGCGCTGCCGCTGGCGGGACTGACGGCCTGGCAAGGCTTGGTCCGCCATGGCGGATTGAAGTCGGGCCAGCGCGTGCTGATCCATGCCGCCGCCGGCGGCGTCGGGCATCTGGCCGTGCAGATCGCCAAGGCGCGCGGCGCCTATGTCATTGCCACCGCCAGCCCGGAAAAACTCGATTTCGTCCGCAGGCTCGGCGCCGACGAGGTCATCGACTACACGAAAGGTGATTTCGCCGACAGTGTCGGCGATGTCGACCTCGTGCTGGAGACGGTGGGCGGCGACCACGCCGAACACTCGCTGAAGGTGATCAAGGCAGGCGGCGTGCTGGTTTCGCTGCTCAATGTCAGCGACCCAGCGAAGGCGCAAGCCAAGGAAAGAGGCATTCGCGTCGAGCGCATGTCCGTGGTGCCCGACCGCGCCAGTCTTGTCGAACTTGGCAAACTGATCGACGAAAAGAAGCTTGTGGTCCACGTGGCCAAGACGTTTCCGCTCGACCAGGCGGGCGCTGCCCATGCCTTTCTCGGCACCAGGCCGATCGGCAAGGTGGTGCTGACGGTCTGA
- the chpT gene encoding histidine phosphotransferase ChpT, with translation MSDLFTLSAPDLAALLCSRVCHDIISPVGAINNGLELLDEGGADEDAMKLIRQSAKNASARLQFARIAFGAAGSAGMLIDTGDAEAVAIGFLKNEKPELIWNGTRALLPKNKVKLLLNLLLVANAAIPRGGKLTVTLENLETEPRFVLAAAGPMLRVPPKFLELHSGNKPEEPIDAHSVQPYYTLLLAREANMTISIHATAEEIAFSAA, from the coding sequence ATGTCCGATCTGTTCACCCTTTCCGCACCCGACCTCGCGGCGCTTTTGTGCAGCCGGGTCTGCCACGATATCATTTCGCCGGTTGGCGCCATAAACAACGGGCTTGAATTGCTCGACGAAGGCGGCGCCGACGAAGACGCCATGAAGCTCATTCGCCAGAGCGCGAAGAATGCTTCGGCCCGCCTGCAGTTCGCCCGCATCGCCTTCGGCGCCGCCGGCTCCGCCGGCATGCTGATCGACACCGGCGACGCCGAGGCCGTGGCAATCGGCTTCCTAAAGAACGAAAAGCCGGAACTGATCTGGAACGGCACCCGTGCGCTGCTGCCCAAGAACAAGGTCAAGCTGCTGCTCAACCTCCTCCTCGTCGCCAATGCCGCCATTCCGCGTGGCGGCAAACTGACCGTCACGCTGGAGAACCTTGAAACCGAGCCACGCTTCGTGCTTGCCGCTGCGGGCCCGATGTTGCGGGTGCCGCCAAAGTTCCTGGAACTGCACTCCGGCAATAAGCCCGAGGAACCGATCGACGCCCATTCCGTGCAGCCCTACTACACGCTGCTTCTGGCGCGCGAAGCCAACATGACGATATCGATCCACGCCACGGCGGAAGAAATCGCTTTTTCCGCGGCCTGA
- a CDS encoding helix-turn-helix domain-containing protein: MDSEESSPFGYDAYRRTCPSHTVLEMLASKWVYLVVCALRRGRMRNGELARKLEGITPKMLTQTLRVLERDGLVRREIFPVIPPRVEYELTELGQNLAGLLTQIRAWSEQHAPDIKEARARATMEGEAA; encoded by the coding sequence ATGGATAGCGAAGAGAGTTCCCCATTCGGCTATGATGCGTACCGGCGCACGTGCCCGTCGCATACCGTGTTGGAGATGTTGGCCAGCAAATGGGTCTATCTGGTGGTGTGCGCGCTGCGGCGGGGCCGGATGCGCAATGGCGAGCTTGCCCGCAAGCTCGAAGGCATCACACCAAAGATGCTGACGCAGACGCTGCGTGTCCTCGAGCGCGATGGCCTTGTGCGGCGTGAAATCTTTCCCGTCATCCCGCCGCGCGTCGAGTATGAGCTGACCGAACTCGGCCAGAATCTAGCGGGATTGCTCACTCAGATAAGAGCCTGGTCGGAACAGCACGCGCCCGACATCAAGGAGGCTCGGGCTCGCGCGACCATGGAAGGTGAGGCCGCCTAG